A genome region from Yoonia vestfoldensis includes the following:
- a CDS encoding formate dehydrogenase subunit alpha, which translates to MLVKRRSREAVATGRLSQLAAGVAAKPIDRRSFLRASGMSIGGLAVIATVGSGLTQRVEAAGFTDPAQPIEIKKNMCTHCSVGCSVVAEVQNGVWVGQEPAYNSPINRGTHCAKGASVREVVHGDRRLKYPMKKVGGEWQRISWDQALDEIAAKMGEIRETSGADSVYLLGSAKFSNEGSYLFRKLAAFWGTNNVDHQARICHSTTVAGVANTWGYGAMTNSYNDIRNSKTVIFMGSNAAEAHPVSMQHILTGKETQRANVIVLDPRFTRTAAHATEYIRFRPGTDIAVINGMLYHIFENGWEDTEYLAQRVYGMDQVREVVKAYTPEVVEKIAGVDGDTLKRAAEKFAKERPSTFIWCMGGTQHTVGTANVRAYNILLLATGNVGGQGNGANIFRGHCNVQGATDFGLDVGNLPCYYGLGAGAWQHWSRVWDVPYNYFVNRFDNVPAKGGRDARTAEENMTIPGITSTRWFDAVTMDSDDVDQKDNIKAMLVFGHGGNTVPRMQDARRGMDALDLLVVADPHPTTFAALHSRTDNTYLLPICTQFECSGSRTASNRSVQWGEKVVEPIFESDNDYAVMYGLSQRLGFADEMFKNFELVEGKFGLEPTPESILREINRGGWSVGYTGQSPERLKAHMANQQHFDLVTLKALPDAPAEVAGDFYGLPWPCWGTPEFRHPGSHILYNTNIPVMEGGGAFRPRFGLERDGETLLAEGSWNPGSEIQDGYPQFTMGMLKELGWDTDLTARERAVIERIGGGDEEKINGVSWSLDLSGGIQRVAIEHGCVPYGNGKARAVAWNLPDPIPVHREPIYSARPELVAEYPTNDDRRQQRMPNIGKVVQQSAVDRNLAADFPIILTSGRLVEYEGGGEETRSNPWLAELQQDMFVEINPADAAARGIVDGDWVWVYGPENESKARVKAMVTERVNSGLAFMPFHFAGWFQGEDQRGNYPAGTDPIVLGESVNVITSYGYDPVTGMHEGKVTLCQIAAA; encoded by the coding sequence ATGCTGGTCAAACGCAGATCACGCGAGGCGGTAGCGACAGGCCGCTTGTCGCAGCTGGCCGCAGGCGTCGCCGCCAAACCAATCGACCGGCGCAGCTTCTTGCGCGCCTCGGGGATGAGCATCGGTGGCCTTGCGGTCATCGCCACGGTCGGATCCGGGCTGACACAGCGCGTCGAGGCCGCCGGTTTCACCGATCCGGCGCAGCCGATCGAGATCAAAAAGAACATGTGCACCCATTGTTCGGTTGGCTGCTCGGTCGTCGCCGAAGTGCAAAACGGCGTTTGGGTTGGGCAAGAGCCTGCCTATAACAGCCCGATCAACCGCGGCACGCATTGCGCCAAGGGCGCATCGGTGCGCGAAGTCGTGCATGGTGATCGTCGCCTGAAATATCCGATGAAAAAAGTCGGTGGCGAATGGCAGCGGATCAGCTGGGATCAGGCGCTGGATGAAATCGCCGCCAAGATGGGCGAGATCCGCGAAACGTCCGGTGCGGATTCGGTCTATCTGCTGGGTTCGGCCAAGTTCAGTAACGAAGGGTCTTACCTCTTCCGCAAGCTGGCGGCATTCTGGGGCACCAATAACGTCGACCACCAGGCGCGGATCTGCCACTCGACCACTGTGGCCGGTGTTGCGAATACCTGGGGCTATGGTGCGATGACCAATAGCTACAACGACATCCGCAATTCCAAGACCGTGATCTTCATGGGCTCGAACGCGGCCGAGGCGCATCCCGTCTCGATGCAGCACATCCTGACCGGCAAGGAAACCCAGCGCGCCAATGTGATCGTGCTGGACCCGCGCTTTACCCGCACGGCGGCCCATGCCACCGAATACATCCGTTTCCGTCCCGGCACCGATATCGCCGTGATCAACGGGATGCTTTACCACATCTTTGAAAACGGCTGGGAAGATACCGAATATCTGGCACAGCGCGTCTATGGCATGGACCAGGTGCGCGAAGTGGTGAAAGCCTATACGCCCGAAGTCGTCGAAAAGATCGCAGGCGTTGATGGCGACACGCTCAAGCGCGCTGCCGAGAAATTTGCAAAGGAACGCCCCTCGACCTTTATCTGGTGCATGGGTGGCACGCAGCATACTGTCGGCACGGCCAATGTCCGCGCTTACAACATTCTGCTGCTGGCGACGGGCAATGTCGGCGGCCAGGGCAATGGCGCCAATATTTTCCGGGGTCACTGCAACGTGCAGGGTGCGACGGACTTTGGTCTCGATGTCGGCAACCTGCCTTGCTACTACGGCCTTGGCGCCGGTGCATGGCAGCATTGGTCGCGCGTCTGGGACGTGCCTTACAACTACTTCGTCAACCGTTTTGACAATGTGCCGGCCAAAGGCGGACGCGATGCGCGGACAGCCGAGGAAAACATGACCATTCCGGGCATCACCTCGACCCGTTGGTTCGATGCGGTCACGATGGACAGCGATGACGTTGACCAGAAAGACAACATCAAGGCGATGCTGGTCTTTGGTCACGGCGGTAACACTGTTCCCCGGATGCAGGATGCCCGTCGCGGCATGGATGCGCTGGACCTGCTGGTCGTCGCCGACCCGCATCCAACCACCTTTGCCGCGTTGCATTCGCGCACCGACAACACCTATCTGCTGCCGATCTGCACGCAGTTTGAATGTTCCGGCTCGCGCACCGCATCCAACCGGTCGGTGCAATGGGGCGAAAAAGTTGTCGAACCGATTTTCGAATCCGACAATGATTACGCGGTCATGTATGGGCTGTCGCAGCGGCTTGGCTTTGCTGACGAGATGTTCAAGAACTTCGAACTGGTCGAAGGCAAGTTCGGCCTGGAGCCGACGCCGGAATCCATCCTGCGCGAAATCAACCGTGGTGGCTGGTCTGTCGGTTATACCGGCCAAAGCCCAGAGCGGCTGAAAGCCCATATGGCCAACCAGCAGCATTTCGATCTGGTCACGCTGAAGGCGCTGCCCGACGCACCCGCCGAGGTTGCTGGCGATTTCTACGGTCTGCCTTGGCCATGCTGGGGCACGCCCGAGTTCCGGCATCCGGGCAGCCACATCCTCTACAACACCAATATCCCTGTGATGGAAGGTGGCGGCGCGTTCCGTCCACGTTTCGGGCTGGAACGTGACGGCGAGACATTGCTGGCCGAAGGCAGCTGGAACCCCGGTTCCGAGATCCAGGACGGCTATCCCCAGTTCACGATGGGCATGCTGAAAGAGCTGGGCTGGGATACCGATCTGACCGCACGCGAACGCGCCGTGATCGAACGGATCGGCGGCGGTGATGAAGAAAAGATCAACGGCGTCAGCTGGTCGCTCGACCTGTCGGGCGGCATCCAGCGGGTGGCGATCGAACATGGCTGCGTGCCTTACGGCAACGGCAAGGCCCGGGCGGTTGCCTGGAACCTGCCCGACCCGATCCCTGTGCACCGCGAACCGATCTATTCGGCACGCCCTGAACTGGTGGCGGAATATCCGACCAATGACGACCGTCGTCAGCAGCGGATGCCGAACATCGGCAAAGTGGTGCAGCAAAGCGCGGTGGACCGGAACCTTGCAGCGGACTTCCCGATCATTCTGACCTCTGGTCGCTTGGTGGAATATGAAGGCGGCGGCGAGGAAACACGGTCCAACCCATGGCTGGCCGAATTGCAGCAGGACATGTTCGTCGAGATCAACCCCGCAGACGCAGCGGCCCGCGGCATCGTCGATGGCGATTGGGTCTGGGTCTACGGCCCCGAGAACGAGTCCAAGGCACGGGTCAAGGCGATGGTGACCGAGCGTGTGAATTCTGGTCTGGCCTTCATGCCATTCCACTTCGCAGGCTGGTTCCAGGGCGAAGATCAGCGCGGCAATTACCCCGCTGGGACTGACCCGATCGTTCTGGGCGAATCCGTCAACGTTATCACCAGCTACGGCTATGACCCGGTGACCGGCATGCATGAAGGCAAAGTCACGCTTTGCCAAATCGCAGCGGCATAA
- the fdh3B gene encoding formate dehydrogenase FDH3 subunit beta produces the protein MARMKFLCDADRCIECNACVTACKNEHEVPWGINRRRVVTLNDGLPGERSVSMACMHCTDAPCAAVCPVDCFYTTDDAVVLHNKDTCIGCGYCSYACPFGAPQYPQTANFGTRGKMDKCTYCSGGPEPDMSQAEYVKYGANRLAEGKLPLCAEMCSTKALLAGDGDIIADIYRERVVTRGYGSGAWGWRTAYGETVAV, from the coding sequence ATGGCACGCATGAAATTCCTTTGTGACGCGGATCGCTGCATTGAATGCAACGCTTGTGTTACGGCCTGCAAAAACGAGCATGAAGTCCCGTGGGGCATCAACCGCCGCCGGGTCGTGACGCTGAATGATGGTCTGCCGGGTGAACGGTCGGTCTCGATGGCCTGTATGCATTGCACCGACGCGCCTTGTGCTGCGGTCTGTCCGGTGGATTGCTTTTACACCACCGATGATGCGGTCGTGTTGCACAACAAAGACACCTGTATCGGTTGTGGCTATTGCAGCTATGCGTGCCCCTTTGGCGCGCCGCAATATCCGCAAACCGCCAATTTCGGCACGCGCGGCAAGATGGACAAATGCACCTATTGTTCGGGTGGTCCAGAGCCGGACATGTCGCAGGCCGAATATGTGAAATATGGCGCAAACCGTCTTGCCGAAGGCAAACTGCCGCTTTGTGCGGAAATGTGTTCAACCAAGGCGTTGTTGGCGGGGGATGGCGACATCATCGCTGACATCTACCGCGAACGGGTTGTCACACGAGGCTATGGATCGGGTGCCTGGGGTTGGCGCACGGCTTATGGCGAAACGGTAGCGGTTTAA
- a CDS encoding formate dehydrogenase subunit gamma, which produces MKMRYVSQFMIALAVLVFVGQASAQVNPTQSAVTEDSMFEALGSNSNAVAGRVSIPDTSAGNLIKPDNKAWAALQDGTIQTLSVVAVVGMVGLLALFYMVRGRIQVDSGMSGLKILRFGAIDRFAHWTLAATFIILAISGLNLIIGNAVILPLIGENAFGALSAFGKIAHNYLAWPFMLALALIFVLWVIDNIPDKVDLEWIKQGGGLLKKGVHPPAKKFNAGQKVIFWSVILGGAGLSFTGVMLLFPGFAGAPADWQLYQTIHALIAAALSAIIIAHIYIGSVGMEGAFDAMGSGEVDVNWAKEHHGLWVEQEKAKPAKDGALSTPAE; this is translated from the coding sequence ATGAAGATGCGATACGTCTCTCAATTTATGATCGCTCTCGCGGTTCTCGTGTTTGTCGGGCAGGCCTCTGCGCAGGTTAACCCGACGCAAAGCGCCGTCACCGAAGACTCCATGTTCGAGGCATTGGGCAGTAATTCCAACGCTGTGGCGGGGCGCGTGTCGATCCCGGATACCAGCGCCGGGAACCTGATCAAGCCCGATAACAAGGCATGGGCTGCTTTGCAGGATGGCACGATCCAGACGCTTTCCGTTGTCGCTGTTGTGGGGATGGTGGGTCTGCTGGCGCTGTTCTACATGGTCCGTGGCCGTATCCAGGTGGATTCCGGCATGTCCGGTCTCAAGATCCTGCGTTTTGGCGCGATCGACCGTTTTGCTCATTGGACGCTGGCGGCGACCTTTATCATCCTGGCGATCAGCGGGCTGAACTTGATCATCGGCAATGCCGTGATCCTGCCGCTCATCGGGGAAAATGCGTTTGGGGCTTTGTCGGCTTTTGGCAAGATCGCGCACAACTACCTGGCCTGGCCGTTCATGCTGGCGCTGGCGTTGATCTTCGTGCTTTGGGTGATCGACAACATCCCCGACAAGGTTGACCTGGAATGGATCAAGCAGGGTGGTGGCCTTCTCAAGAAAGGCGTGCACCCGCCTGCCAAAAAGTTCAACGCTGGTCAGAAAGTCATTTTCTGGTCCGTGATCCTTGGTGGCGCTGGTCTGTCCTTCACAGGTGTCATGCTGCTGTTCCCCGGCTTTGCTGGCGCACCGGCTGATTGGCAGCTCTATCAGACGATCCATGCCCTGATCGCGGCGGCTCTGTCGGCCATCATCATCGCGCATATCTATATCGGCTCTGTCGGGATGGAAGGCGCGTTCGATGCGATGGGGTCCGGCGAGGTTGACGTCAACTGGGCCAAGGAACACCATGGTCTGTGGGTCGAGCAAGAAAAAGCAAAGCCCGCCAAGGACGGCGCCTTGTCGACACCTGCCGAGTAA
- a CDS encoding Mrp/NBP35 family ATP-binding protein, protein MSQGDRDLDDDISGVLVEMLLPDGKPLGTSGRIAGLNQSGGRVSLSIQISPDEATAFAPLRDRLEARLRALEGVTSAFVVLTAERAAPPKLVEKTPSKTDPLENVGHVIAVASGKGGVGKSTTTVNLALALVALGLRVGILDADIYGPSLPTLLGLHGKPGMGEGRKLRPMRAYGLQAMSMGLLVEPETAMVWRGPMVMSAITQMMADVEWGALDVLLVDMPPGTGDAQLALAQGTRLAGAVIVSTPQDLSLIDVRRGIAMFRKVDVPILGVIENMAQFICPDCGSSHAIFGEGGAKTEAGRLGVPFLGAVPLTMALRAASDAGQPIVARDPDGPLGQIYKDIAQTMLDGLGAEKPGLSPRMM, encoded by the coding sequence ATGTCCCAAGGCGACCGCGATCTCGATGATGACATATCCGGGGTTCTGGTAGAGATGCTTTTGCCGGACGGCAAACCCTTGGGCACGTCGGGGCGGATTGCCGGGCTGAACCAATCGGGCGGCCGGGTCAGCCTGTCGATCCAGATCAGCCCCGATGAAGCCACGGCCTTTGCGCCGCTGCGCGATAGGCTCGAAGCGCGCTTGCGGGCTTTGGAGGGGGTCACATCGGCCTTTGTCGTGCTGACCGCCGAACGGGCAGCACCACCGAAACTGGTTGAAAAGACGCCATCAAAGACGGACCCTTTGGAAAATGTCGGTCATGTGATCGCCGTGGCCTCTGGCAAGGGCGGGGTCGGCAAATCGACCACGACGGTCAATCTGGCGCTGGCGCTGGTGGCCTTGGGCCTGCGGGTCGGCATTCTGGACGCGGATATCTATGGCCCGTCCTTGCCGACCTTGTTGGGATTGCATGGCAAACCCGGCATGGGCGAGGGGCGCAAATTGCGCCCGATGCGGGCCTATGGGTTGCAAGCGATGTCGATGGGCCTGCTGGTCGAGCCAGAGACTGCGATGGTCTGGCGGGGACCAATGGTGATGTCGGCGATCACGCAGATGATGGCCGATGTGGAATGGGGCGCGCTGGATGTGCTGCTGGTCGATATGCCGCCCGGCACCGGCGATGCCCAGCTGGCGCTGGCACAGGGCACAAGGCTGGCGGGGGCGGTGATCGTCTCGACCCCGCAGGACCTGTCGCTGATCGACGTGCGGCGCGGCATTGCGATGTTCCGCAAGGTGGATGTGCCGATCCTTGGGGTGATCGAGAATATGGCCCAATTCATCTGCCCCGATTGCGGCAGCAGCCATGCGATCTTTGGCGAGGGCGGCGCGAAAACAGAGGCCGGGCGGCTGGGTGTGCCGTTCCTGGGGGCGGTGCCGCTGACCATGGCGCTGCGCGCGGCCTCGGATGCGGGGCAACCGATTGTCGCGCGCGATCCCGACGGTCCCTTGGGGCAGATTTACAAGGATATCGCGCAGACCATGCTTGATGGGCTGGGCGCAGAAAAGCCGGGGCTTTCCCCGCGCATGATGTAA
- a CDS encoding c-type cytochrome codes for MRPEQIWSPIDPARIVRQGLIPLITALGLIGPAAAQDLVGHGGPVGALDAGQGLLVSGGFDTRAILWTLDAATARNVTRFHTGNVTAVRLLPHGGFITAGQDGRLAVWQLDGRMPDFATPAGQSAVASLAVSADGTQAAAGYWDGRVMRLDLGSFETQIFTAHSDRVTGLGFLPDGQLVTLGGDLLLTGLTASSTLAFRVGLPALPNGLARVDDGVAVIFADGALRRYDAAGALTAERFLTDRPLLSVASGADHIAAGTLDGTVWLVQGDNLVPRHSFTAAAGPVWGLAITQAQLFTAGADGTIRRWSLDGDALGGGLAPAVAAAHDNSRGAEIWNNCAVCHSLEPDDHSRAGPSLYGIFGRKIGSQSGYDYSEALQEMAIIWTPQTLSDLFTYGPEAYTPGSRMPEQRIAAPEDRAALADYLERVVADPE; via the coding sequence ATGCGCCCGGAACAAATCTGGTCACCTATTGATCCTGCGCGGATCGTGCGTCAGGGGCTGATACCGCTGATCACGGCGCTTGGCCTGATCGGGCCTGCCGCTGCGCAGGATCTGGTCGGGCATGGCGGGCCGGTGGGTGCGTTGGATGCGGGACAGGGCCTGCTGGTTTCTGGCGGCTTTGACACGCGGGCGATCCTGTGGACATTGGACGCGGCAACCGCGCGCAATGTCACCCGGTTTCACACCGGCAATGTCACCGCTGTCCGGCTTTTGCCGCATGGCGGTTTCATCACCGCAGGGCAGGACGGGCGTCTGGCGGTCTGGCAGCTGGACGGACGCATGCCCGATTTTGCCACGCCAGCGGGGCAATCCGCCGTGGCCTCGCTTGCCGTCAGTGCCGATGGGACGCAGGCCGCCGCTGGCTATTGGGACGGGCGCGTGATGCGCCTTGATCTTGGCAGTTTCGAAACACAGATTTTCACGGCCCATAGCGACCGGGTGACGGGCCTTGGCTTTTTGCCGGATGGGCAGCTGGTCACATTGGGCGGCGACTTGCTGCTGACTGGCTTGACTGCGTCATCCACGTTGGCATTCAGGGTGGGGCTGCCCGCGCTGCCAAATGGTCTGGCGCGCGTGGATGATGGCGTTGCGGTGATCTTTGCCGATGGCGCGCTGCGGCGTTACGATGCGGCCGGCGCCTTGACGGCAGAGCGGTTTCTGACCGACCGCCCGCTGCTGTCGGTGGCGTCCGGCGCAGATCATATCGCGGCGGGAACGCTGGATGGGACGGTCTGGCTGGTGCAGGGCGATAATCTGGTGCCGCGCCATTCCTTTACCGCTGCGGCCGGTCCGGTCTGGGGCCTGGCCATCACGCAGGCGCAGCTATTCACCGCGGGCGCGGACGGCACGATCCGCCGCTGGTCGCTTGATGGTGATGCTTTGGGGGGCGGTCTGGCCCCGGCGGTCGCCGCTGCGCATGACAATAGCCGTGGCGCCGAGATCTGGAACAATTGCGCCGTCTGCCATTCACTCGAACCGGATGACCACAGCAGGGCAGGCCCCAGCCTTTACGGCATTTTTGGCCGCAAGATCGGCTCGCAGTCGGGGTATGATTATTCCGAAGCCTTGCAAGAGATGGCGATCATCTGGACCCCGCAAACGCTGTCCGACCTGTTCACCTACGGCCCCGAGGCCTATACCCCCGGTTCGCGGATGCCCGAACAGCGCATCGCCGCACCCGAGGACCGCGCGGCCCTGGCCGATTATCTGGAACGTGTTGTCGCGGATCCCGAGTAG
- the kdsA gene encoding 3-deoxy-8-phosphooctulonate synthase: MHIVEIGKLKVGNDLPLLLIAGPCQLESTDHAQMIAGRMAEICAAHGAQFVFKGSFDKANRTSVGGKRGLGIDGGLKVMQSVKDSIGCPVLTDIHTADQCAPVAAVCDVLQIPAFLCRQTDLLIAAGETGAVINVKKGQFLAPWDMPNVVAKIESTGNRRILVTDRGTSFGYNTLVADMRSLPTMARMGYPVVMDATHSVQQPGGQGGSSGGQREFAPVMARAAVSLGIAAVFIETHEDPDIAPSDGPNMIPLAQMDALVQSLMDFDALAKADPIRV; the protein is encoded by the coding sequence ATGCATATCGTTGAAATCGGAAAACTGAAGGTCGGCAATGATCTGCCGCTGCTGCTGATCGCTGGTCCTTGCCAGTTGGAAAGCACCGATCACGCCCAGATGATCGCGGGGCGGATGGCGGAAATCTGTGCGGCCCATGGCGCGCAATTCGTGTTCAAAGGCAGTTTCGACAAGGCCAATCGCACCTCGGTCGGTGGCAAGCGCGGGCTTGGCATCGATGGCGGGCTGAAGGTGATGCAATCGGTCAAGGACAGCATCGGCTGCCCGGTGCTGACCGATATCCACACGGCTGATCAATGCGCCCCGGTCGCTGCGGTCTGCGACGTGCTGCAAATCCCCGCTTTCCTGTGCCGGCAGACCGACCTTTTGATCGCGGCAGGCGAAACCGGCGCAGTCATTAACGTCAAGAAAGGCCAGTTCCTGGCCCCCTGGGACATGCCCAATGTCGTGGCCAAGATCGAAAGCACCGGCAACCGGCGCATCCTTGTGACGGATCGTGGCACGTCTTTTGGCTATAACACGCTGGTGGCCGACATGCGGTCGCTGCCGACGATGGCGCGGATGGGCTATCCTGTCGTGATGGATGCGACCCATTCGGTGCAGCAACCGGGCGGGCAAGGCGGATCATCGGGCGGCCAACGCGAATTCGCCCCGGTGATGGCACGGGCCGCAGTATCGCTGGGGATCGCCGCAGTCTTTATCGAGACCCATGAAGACCCCGACATTGCGCCATCCGACGGGCCGAACATGATCCCGCTGGCGCAGATGGACGCGCTGGTCCAAAGCCTGATGGATTTCGACGCGCTGGCAAAGGCAGACCCGATCCGGGTCTGA
- a CDS encoding capsule biosynthesis protein, with protein MTTKPRVQKFRIRRDAQADAAPAPQAEAAQPAAPAAPAQSLQEQLDAIAQEGLTGRQLRMARRVAQKQGLTVGSDYDAVRQLRLAGIDPFQRQSVLELVQPKPDAAGRIQLPDTIAQGNTLPESKAIQRANKNASEIVKIQRDIARRRRRKLALLTVRLAVFILLPTFLAGWYYYTIATPMYATKSEIVIQQAQPAQAGAGGFANMFQGTSMATQQDSIAVQSYLASREAMLRLDADHGFKAHFSDPAIDPIQRLAPDATNEAAFKLFKRHVIISYDPTEGLIRMEVIAAAPDKAYEFAQALIGYAEEQVDQLTRRMRGDQMQGAQESYEAAERRRAEALAAWLAIQQEVQQIDPVSESASRLGQISTLEGERQRLELVLQSRLNVDRPSQVQVQTLRDQIANINALISELRGELIGKNNDQGSLAARNTELLTAEENYTFQTVMVQQALTQMETARIEANRQVRYLSESVRPVLPDQATYPRAFENTILAFLIFSGIYLMISLTASILREQVSS; from the coding sequence ATGACTACCAAACCTAGGGTCCAGAAATTCCGCATCCGGCGCGATGCGCAGGCAGATGCAGCGCCCGCGCCACAGGCCGAGGCCGCGCAACCCGCCGCGCCGGCCGCACCCGCCCAGAGCCTGCAGGAGCAGCTGGATGCCATCGCCCAAGAAGGGCTGACCGGCCGCCAGCTGCGCATGGCGCGCCGTGTCGCCCAGAAACAGGGTTTGACCGTCGGGTCCGATTACGACGCCGTGCGCCAGCTGCGCCTGGCCGGGATCGACCCGTTCCAGCGGCAATCTGTGCTGGAACTGGTGCAGCCCAAACCCGATGCCGCCGGGCGTATCCAATTGCCCGACACGATTGCCCAGGGCAATACGCTGCCCGAATCCAAGGCGATCCAGCGGGCCAACAAGAATGCCTCTGAGATCGTCAAGATCCAGCGCGACATTGCCCGCCGCAGGCGGCGCAAGCTGGCATTGCTGACGGTGCGTCTGGCGGTCTTTATCTTGCTGCCGACCTTTCTGGCGGGCTGGTATTACTACACGATTGCCACGCCGATGTATGCCACCAAATCCGAAATCGTGATCCAGCAGGCGCAGCCCGCCCAAGCCGGGGCCGGCGGCTTTGCCAATATGTTTCAAGGCACCTCGATGGCCACCCAACAAGACAGTATCGCCGTGCAATCCTATCTTGCCTCGCGCGAGGCGATGTTGCGGCTGGATGCCGATCACGGCTTTAAGGCGCATTTCAGCGACCCCGCCATCGACCCGATCCAGCGCCTTGCCCCGGATGCCACCAATGAGGCCGCGTTCAAACTGTTCAAGCGCCATGTCATCATCAGCTATGACCCGACCGAGGGCCTGATCCGGATGGAGGTCATCGCAGCCGCGCCCGACAAGGCCTATGAATTTGCGCAAGCGCTGATCGGCTATGCCGAAGAACAGGTTGATCAATTGACCCGCCGCATGCGCGGCGACCAGATGCAGGGCGCGCAGGAAAGCTATGAAGCCGCCGAACGACGCCGCGCAGAGGCGCTGGCGGCATGGCTCGCGATCCAGCAAGAGGTTCAGCAGATCGACCCGGTCAGCGAATCCGCCAGCCGCCTTGGCCAGATTTCGACATTGGAAGGCGAAAGGCAGCGCTTGGAACTGGTGCTGCAATCGCGGCTGAACGTGGACCGGCCCAGCCAGGTGCAGGTCCAGACGCTGCGCGACCAGATCGCGAATATCAACGCCTTGATCAGTGAATTGCGCGGCGAGCTGATCGGCAAGAACAATGATCAAGGGTCACTGGCCGCGCGCAACACCGAATTGCTGACCGCCGAAGAAAATTACACCTTTCAGACAGTCATGGTGCAACAGGCGCTGACCCAGATGGAAACAGCCCGGATTGAAGCGAACCGGCAGGTGCGCTACCTGTCAGAAAGCGTGCGGCCTGTCTTGCCCGATCAGGCGACCTATCCGCGTGCTTTTGAAAACACGATACTGGCTTTTTTGATATTCTCGGGCATTTACCTGATGATCTCGTTGACAGCCTCTATCCTTCGCGAACAGGTCAGCTCTTGA
- a CDS encoding ABC transporter ATP-binding protein — MLEFAHVSKSFWTGTQRKVILDRVSFRVELGNSLGILAPNGTGKTTLINMMAGLEKPDEGMITRNCRISFPLGFMGGVINKLSAMENSRYIARIYGLDPDYVESFCRWLCGIEEYFDMPVGTYSSGMKQRFTFALMLALDFDIYLIDEGMPSATDAEFNRKAGDILRERLESTTIIIVSHQAATLERFARSAAVLRNGQLYMFDTLEEAKALYDYQT; from the coding sequence ATGCTGGAATTTGCGCATGTCAGCAAATCATTCTGGACCGGCACACAGCGCAAGGTGATCCTTGACCGCGTGTCGTTTCGCGTGGAACTGGGCAATTCGCTGGGCATTCTTGCGCCCAACGGGACCGGCAAGACCACCTTGATCAACATGATGGCGGGGCTGGAAAAACCCGATGAAGGCATGATCACCCGCAATTGCCGCATTTCCTTTCCATTGGGGTTCATGGGCGGGGTGATCAACAAGCTGAGCGCGATGGAAAACAGCCGCTATATCGCGCGGATCTATGGGCTTGATCCTGATTATGTCGAAAGCTTCTGTCGCTGGCTCTGCGGGATCGAGGAATATTTCGACATGCCCGTCGGCACCTATTCCAGCGGGATGAAACAGCGGTTCACCTTTGCGCTGATGCTGGCGCTGGATTTCGACATCTACCTGATCGACGAAGGCATGCCCAGCGCCACGGATGCGGAATTCAATCGCAAGGCGGGCGATATCCTGCGCGAACGGCTGGAAAGCACGACGATCATCATCGTATCGCATCAGGCGGCGACGCTGGAACGGTTCGCGCGCTCTGCCGCCGTGCTGCGCAACGGGCAGCTTTACATGTTCGATACACTCGAAGAGGCAAAGGCGCTATATGACTACCAAACCTAG